GATAGTAAAGGGGAATCCTAATGACTCCATCAAAGGCTTGATTTGTACCCAACAGACAAGGCAGCTGTGAATTATATGAAAATATTGGAAATCAATAGCTTCTATGGAATTTCATTAAGAAGCAGTATCCACAATTGATAGGCCCATAATTTGATGGATTGTGCAAAGAAAATGATTAGCCAGATAGAGAGAGTGATAGAATACACACAGAGCCCTGATAAGTGTTGAAGTGGGGTCATTTGTACAGAATAAATTATATTGATTTAAgttatgtgcaaaaaaaaaaaaaaaacctaaaaaaaaaaactaaaacttgcaACGTGAGTTGTGTGGAATTCAGTGTCTGATATATTTCTTTTGGTTTTTCTAGCAGTCCCACAAGAAGGAgtggatgatgcagacagtgggaaTGAGAGTAGAAGTGGCAGCGAAGAAACACACATTTGTGATAAGTGCTGCGCTGAATTTTTTAAGTGGCCAGACTTCTTGGAGCACCAGAAGAACTGCACTAAGAACCCTCTGGTGCTTATTGTGAATGAGGACGAGGCAGCTCCAGACCCTGAAGAGTTTTCGACAGAGCCTTCCCCTGTCCACAGCTGCCCCAGTGACCCAGCAGAGAGTGAGGCTGCAGAGGAGAGCAATGAAAGCTCTGAGGTAGTAAAGAGCACCGAAAAGGAAGACGAACCCATGGAGGTGGAATCATCATCCGAAAAAGAAGCGCAAAAGAATCCAGGCTCTTCAGAAACCTCTGCTTCTCTACCTCAGCTTCCCAACCCATCTTCCATGACAAACTATAACATGCCAAGCACTAATGTGACTTTAGAGACTTTACAGAGCACTAGAGTAGCAGTTGCACAGTTCTCACAGAGTTCTCGAACTGGTGCAAATGCCGGTGCGACCACCATTGCCATCCCTATGATACTGGACCAATTGATGGCccttcagcagcagcagatccACCAATTGCAGCTGATTGAACAAATCCGCAGTCAGGTGGCAATGATGAACCGACAACCGACGCAACCGCCCCTGAACCCAGCTGTAGCTTCCCAGGGGGCTTCAGTGACAACTGTCAACCAACGTCAACTCCCAGGCTTCATTGCCCCTCCTCTTCATCAGTTGCCATCTCCAGTGCTGTCTGCAGTCACTGGACAGACATCTGTTCCTATCCCATCCACCTTGGATAGGCCTCAGCAACATGTTTCATGTTCAGCTAACCAAGATATGCCCAGCCACGTATCTGTTTCAGCTGAACCAAGCCTGCCTACAACAAGCTGTAATGTGATTCCATCTCTAGTTACCCCGAGCACTAACACAAATACAAGCAACGGCTCCACACCACGAAATGCTTCAACCCCTCCCTCAATTGGACACAGAAGCCTCCTCAGCCCATCTTCCAGCTTGGCACTACTACCTCAGAGCTCCTCAAGTAGTGTGATCTTCCCCAACCCTTTAGTTAGCATTGCAGCCACTGCCAATGCCCTGGATCCTCTCTCCGCCCTCATGAAGCATCGCAAGGGAAAACCACCCAATGTGTCAGTGTTTGACACCAAACCCAGTTCAGAAgatctgttttttaaacataaatgcaGGTTCTGCGCCAAGGTCTTTGGGAGTGACAGTGCTTTGCAGATTCATCTGCGTTCTCATACTGGAGAGAGGCCCTTCAAATGTAACATTTGCGGGAACCGTTTCTCCACCAAGGGAAACCTAAAGGTTCACTTTCAGAGGCATAAAGAGAAGTACCCTCACATCCAGATGAACCCCTACCCAGTACCAGAATACCTCGACAACGTACCTACTAGCTCTGGCATCCCCTATGGGATGACTTTGCCACCGGAAAAGCCAGTGACAACGTGGCTGGATAGCAAGCCTGTGTTATCAACGGTTCCGAACTCAGCTGGGCTGCAGTTGCCTCCTACTCTTCCAGGCATGGGTAGCTACAGCGATTCTCCAAGTATTACTCCATTGAACAGGTCACCACAAAGGCCCTCTCCCACTTCAAGTGAATGTGCTTCTTTATCCCCAAATCTTACTAACACTGAATCCAGTGTTTTAGTAGCTCCAGAATCCCCCCAACAGACCCTTGGTAAGGTGGCTCCTCCGGTTCTGAAACCTGAGGGGATTCACCTGCCGCCTAGCTGTACAACAAGGCCAGGGGAGAACCCCACCACAACTGGACAAGCAGTTTTTTCAGCTTCCATCACTACTAGTACTACTGTTACTACAGTTGATACTACAACAGCAATTGTTACAGAACCCAGCACACCTCCATCAAGCATCTTCAGTTCTGTACTTCCAATGATTTCCGATCAGTTCAAGGCAAATTTTCCATTCGGTGGTCTGCTAGACTCTATGCAAACTTCAGAGACATCAAAACTGCAGCAGTTAGTGGAGAACATTGACAAAAAAATGACAGATCCGAACCAGTGTGTTATTTGCCATCGTGTACTCAGTTGTCAGAGTGCCCTGAAGATGCACTATCGTATTCATACAGGAGAAAGGCCATTTAAATGTAAGGTCTGTGGCCGTGCCTTCACCACCAAAGGCAACCTGAAAACACACTTTGGAGTTCACAGAGCAAAACCACCACTAAGAGTCCAACATTCATGTCCCATCTGTCAGAAGAAATTCACCAATGCTGTTGTCCTACAGCAGCACATTCGTATGCATATGGGAGGGCAGATTCCTAATACCCCTTTACCAGAGGGTTTCCAGGACAGCATGGACACAGACCTTTCCTTTGATGAGAAGAGCATTGATGCCATGAGCAACTACGAAGATGAAATGATGGATGAGAACTCCATGGAAGATGAAGGCGATCTGAAGGAACTAGAAAGTGATTCTTTTAAGCCCTTGCAATCTTACCCTAGTTCATCACCCACCTCTCCCCCTTCTGTTATTTCAAGCATTGCTGCACTGGAGAATCAGATGAAAATGATTGATTCCACTATGAGCATGAACTATAGTTTTGGACTGAAATCTACTGAAAATGGATTCATGGAGAGTGATCACTTGACCAATGACTCTTTCTCAGTTGTGGGTGACCTTGAAAGCCAGAGTGCAGAAAGTCCTGCTATATCAGAGTCCTCTAACTCTATGCAGGCCTTATCCCCTCATCATAGTAGCTCTGAGAGTCCTAGGTACAAACCAGTAGGATTCAACAACCAAGAAGAGAAACAGGAGGTGCATGCTACTGTAAAGTCAGAAAAAGCTGAAACCCCGTCACCCGCACCTGAGAATGGAGGCGCACTAGATCTGACAGCCACCCAACCCAGCAGACCCATCATCAAGGAGGAGGTTCCTTTTAGCATGCTGTTCCTGAGCAGAGAACGTGGTAAGTTTAAAAGTATTCATTGTAATATCTGTGGCAAACCTTTTGTTTGTAAGAGTGCATTGGAAATTCACTACTGCAGCCATACTAAAGAATGTCCATTTGTTTGCACAATCTGCAATCATGGGTGTTCCACTACAGGTAATTTAAAACAGCACTTACTGACGCACAAATTGCAAGAACTACCTTCTGAGATATTTGAACCCAACTTTACTCTAGGTCCAAGCCAAAGCATTCCTAGCCTGGTCACCAGCACAGCGCCCAGCATGATCAAAATTGAAGTGAATGGTCACAGCAAGCCGATCTCCCTAAGTGAGGGCCCCCACTTTCCGGTTGGGATCCAGGTTCCAGCTGCACCCCATACAGCGATGAGTCCAGGAATCACTCCGATGCTGGCACCACCGCCACCGCGTCGGACACCCAAGCAGCACAACTGTCATTCCTGTGGGAAGAACTTCTCATCAGCAAGTGCTCTGCAGATCCATGAACGCACTCACACTGGTGAAAAACCTTTTGGTTGCACAATCTGTGGTAGGGCTTTTACCACTAAAGGAAATCTTAAGGTATGAAGCTGTTATTtaagaattaataataattttgggtcttgttttttaatgtgggAAAATTGCTCATGTCTTACATTTACCATGGGAAGGGCAATCTGTCCACAATGGAAAATATATCCCTTTTGTGTTTTTAAGGTTAGGTTATTGGATTTAGAGCATGCTAGAGTAAGAAAGAATTAGATTACCTTGCATGACACTAGGCCCCATTCACAAATCTTAAAtatattgcattgtgttttttaagtttgtttgataataattGAGAATATTAAatcatgttattatttaattaacatttttttaaaagaagataaATGCtaatttttacaaaactagaaccaaacaataTAATTAAAGTTCTCTTACGTGCTGTCTTTCTTTTCTCATCAGAGTGGAATTTTCTCTTAATGTGTTAATGCTCTTAAAGCACTGACCACAAGTTTGTGATTTATATTACAGCTGGATGTTAACAATATTGAATTAATTAAACTACTATATCACTGAATGGAATGACTAAGATTAATTCTATAGCTGTGCCTTCCTAAATAGAACTTCACCACTGGTATATATAGGGAGACACCttcatgaaaaaaaggaaaatactcaatattaaaaacaaatccaatattCCAAccttaaatgtaatgtttagaAAACTTTCAAAATTGTCATACCTTAAATACTTTCCAAAATCTTTAACATTGTTAAATGCAAATGTCAAGTGTtctgtttgattatttaaaacagcaaacaaacacaaagccattagATATTTCATCCTACCCATTTTCTTGTAAATTCAAAACAGTagtgtttatacatttttgttgttactctaaccctaaccctaattattacatttcattaagtagattaaaaaatagaaaaaagacagAATGGCTAAggataaaaacatattttcatataataATCATACAAaagtaataatgtattttttccaTAAAAACTGAATTACAGTAGTTGTAACTGTTGCAGGTTACCTACCGTTTTAATATATGACTGATATACATTTCTGCTTTCAACAGTATGTTTTCCTTAATAAGAAGCTTAACGGTTTGAAATTCATGAGCccctttgtttttgtattttttaatgtaggtTCACATGGGAACCCACATGTGGAATAATGCTCCTGCTAGACGAGGACGCAGACTGTCAGTGGAGAATCCAATGGCGCTATTGGGAGGCGATGCCATGAAGTTCACTGAGATTTTTCAGAAGGATCTGGCAGGAAGAGCCATGAACGTCGACCCTAGTTTCTGGAACCAGTACGCTGCAGCCATCACCAATGGTCTGGCTATGAAGAACAATGAAATATCTGTTATACAAAACGGAGGCATCCCCCAACATCCCGTTATTCTGGGCGGTGGTGGAATTCCATCATTAAATAGTTTCACCGGCGGAATGGACAGGGCACGCACTGGCAACAGTTCGCCTATGACCGGTTTTGACAAGACAAGTGTAGATACAGGAGCTAATCGTCCATTTTCTAGGTTTATTGAAGATAATAAAGAGATTGGTATTAACTAAAAGACTACATAATAGCAAAGAAACTGTTCAATCAGTTCTAACTATAAATTCATGTACTatattatgtacatttttttgttttgttttgttaattagaaTATTCAGTATTTGTTAGAAAATTATCTTACTTACCTTGCTTTTGTTTCCTTGCTACTTTATTCATACCAAGAATGCATTATTTCTTGTCTGAGATTCGATTGTCTTGCAAGATTTGCATGGTACTTTTTTGGTTTCTATCAGTACTTTTGactgtttttgagaaaaaaagaaaacgttcaaaaatttagatttttaCCTAATGAAGAAGAGCAAGCTcttgaaatgataaaaaaaaataaaataaaaaaaacattggaataaaatatataaaacgaTATTTAAAAAGAGGCTACCTTGGTGTAGTTTCTATGCACAGATTCTGTGGTACACTTCAGAATATTAAAAGGGCCTTGAATTTATGAGactgaaatgcattgttttaGAGCTTGTTCTGGTATTTGTTTCTTCACATGAGGTAGAAACGTGAAcaacttttttatataataattattttattcttaacaTTTAGTACCCCATATTGTATTACAATTAATTGTCCAAATGTCTTTAGTATTTATAATATTGAGAAAATGCgggtaaaatacataaaaaataaaatatttaatagccCCTTTAAAGTAAACCTTTACTGATCCCTTTTCTAACTGAAGACAAAGAACATAATTGatgttttctttaataaagacAAGAACTCTAACAATGAcaacaataccaaaaaaaaaaaaaaaaaaaaatccattgtgaAGTTGCATTTGGAAGTcttgcatgttttcatttttttctgccaGTATGGTACAtgtactaactttttttttttttttttttttttaaatgagttaccttagctgctgctatttgaacaaaTATGCTATTACATGGAAACCCTTTTAAGAGttacactgtacaaaataataataaaaaataggcAGACAAATCTTACtaatataaataaaagtaaatatatgcatattttactTAATATTTAATACGTCtaaatttaatttgtataatttggtGGGAACTGTTACATTTATGCCTgtgcactttttaaattaaaggtTTGTCTGTAATTTGTGTTAACCCTTAACAAAGCtattatgtattatttgaatCACTTTTAATCTGTCTTCAAGAAACAGACCTGCATGCCACTCTCACAGTGGCTCcatctaaataaataatgtcctgagtgaaaaaaaaacaaacataaataaaatagactgACTGGTGGTGTCTGTAGTACGATTATTCCTGCTATTTTGCAGATTCAGGAAGCGTTGGAGAGAGTATTGGGTAGGTTTGGTTTTTACTGTACATAACTTATTTCCACACACAAAAAAGGGATGTTGTCTAATATTATGTATTTGTACAGCACGGCAAGGAAAAGATCCTAGTAGTGTTCAGCTCTTAGAATCCTGTTTTACTTCCTTTCTCCTTGCTGTTTTGCTATTCTTTGATTGCAAAGCACAATGTACTTTGATCATTAAAACCATATGTTTGGTGCGATCATGGTGTTAAACAAAACTCACATAAAAATGGATGGTTTCCACTCTGAGCTGTGATGTTGGGGAGGCTGGGGCTTATTTAAAACTTGAACTAACAGTATATGTTTTATGTACTACCtcattttttgcattaagcaTTGTGGGCTTGGACAGTCA
This Polyodon spathula isolate WHYD16114869_AA chromosome 3, ASM1765450v1, whole genome shotgun sequence DNA region includes the following protein-coding sequences:
- the LOC121313328 gene encoding sal-like protein 3, whose amino-acid sequence is MSRRKQAKPQHHTSEEEPALATEVVSEDAVPQEGVDDADSGNESRSGSEETHICDKCCAEFFKWPDFLEHQKNCTKNPLVLIVNEDEAAPDPEEFSTEPSPVHSCPSDPAESEAAEESNESSEVVKSTEKEDEPMEVESSSEKEAQKNPGSSETSASLPQLPNPSSMTNYNMPSTNVTLETLQSTRVAVAQFSQSSRTGANAGATTIAIPMILDQLMALQQQQIHQLQLIEQIRSQVAMMNRQPTQPPLNPAVASQGASVTTVNQRQLPGFIAPPLHQLPSPVLSAVTGQTSVPIPSTLDRPQQHVSCSANQDMPSHVSVSAEPSLPTTSCNVIPSLVTPSTNTNTSNGSTPRNASTPPSIGHRSLLSPSSSLALLPQSSSSSVIFPNPLVSIAATANALDPLSALMKHRKGKPPNVSVFDTKPSSEDLFFKHKCRFCAKVFGSDSALQIHLRSHTGERPFKCNICGNRFSTKGNLKVHFQRHKEKYPHIQMNPYPVPEYLDNVPTSSGIPYGMTLPPEKPVTTWLDSKPVLSTVPNSAGLQLPPTLPGMGSYSDSPSITPLNRSPQRPSPTSSECASLSPNLTNTESSVLVAPESPQQTLGKVAPPVLKPEGIHLPPSCTTRPGENPTTTGQAVFSASITTSTTVTTVDTTTAIVTEPSTPPSSIFSSVLPMISDQFKANFPFGGLLDSMQTSETSKLQQLVENIDKKMTDPNQCVICHRVLSCQSALKMHYRIHTGERPFKCKVCGRAFTTKGNLKTHFGVHRAKPPLRVQHSCPICQKKFTNAVVLQQHIRMHMGGQIPNTPLPEGFQDSMDTDLSFDEKSIDAMSNYEDEMMDENSMEDEGDLKELESDSFKPLQSYPSSSPTSPPSVISSIAALENQMKMIDSTMSMNYSFGLKSTENGFMESDHLTNDSFSVVGDLESQSAESPAISESSNSMQALSPHHSSSESPRYKPVGFNNQEEKQEVHATVKSEKAETPSPAPENGGALDLTATQPSRPIIKEEVPFSMLFLSRERGPSQSIPSLVTSTAPSMIKIEVNGHSKPISLSEGPHFPVGIQVPAAPHTAMSPGITPMLAPPPPRRTPKQHNCHSCGKNFSSASALQIHERTHTGEKPFGCTICGRAFTTKGNLKVHMGTHMWNNAPARRGRRLSVENPMALLGGDAMKFTEIFQKDLAGRAMNVDPSFWNQYAAAITNGLAMKNNEISVIQNGGIPQHPVILGGGGIPSLNSFTGGMDRARTGNSSPMTGFDKTSVDTGANRPFSRFIEDNKEIGIN